In one Candidatus Bathyarchaeota archaeon genomic region, the following are encoded:
- a CDS encoding fibrillarin-like rRNA/tRNA 2'-O-methyltransferase: protein MGVAVKVAPHEKFLGIYWVKLEDGTKHLATLNLAPGRIVYGEKLVAYKGEEYRIWDPYRSKLAAAILNGLQTVPIKPEHKVLYLGAATGTTSSHVSDIVGCKGHVYCVEFAPRVMRELISNVCAYRPNMSPILADARFAENYRMLVETVDDIYCDIAQPEQARILADNADMFLASGGHIMLAIKSQSIDVTKAPSEIYRQEIEVLKKRGFKITEVINLEPYEKAHMMVVAEYTK from the coding sequence ATAGGGGTGGCCGTTAAAGTTGCTCCCCACGAAAAATTCCTGGGAATTTATTGGGTTAAATTAGAAGATGGTACTAAGCACTTAGCTACGTTAAACCTCGCTCCCGGCAGAATTGTTTATGGCGAGAAACTTGTAGCCTATAAGGGGGAAGAATACCGAATTTGGGATCCATACCGAAGCAAGCTTGCCGCCGCGATTTTGAATGGCTTACAAACGGTGCCGATTAAACCAGAGCATAAAGTGTTATACTTAGGCGCCGCAACAGGAACAACTTCCAGCCATGTCTCAGATATCGTTGGATGTAAAGGACATGTTTACTGTGTAGAATTCGCTCCCAGAGTTATGCGAGAACTCATAAGCAATGTCTGTGCTTATCGACCGAATATGTCTCCGATTTTAGCTGACGCCCGCTTCGCAGAAAACTATCGCATGCTCGTTGAAACCGTTGATGATATTTATTGCGATATAGCCCAGCCAGAGCAGGCAAGAATCTTAGCGGATAATGCAGACATGTTCCTCGCATCAGGAGGGCACATAATGTTAGCAATAAAATCGCAAAGCATCGATGTGACGAAAGCACCTTCAGAAATATACCGGCAGGAAATTGAGGTGCTTAAGAAGCGAGGGTTTAAAATTACAGAGGTTATCAACCTAGAACCATATGAAAAAGCTCACATGATGGTTGTTGCGGAGTATACGAAGTGA
- a CDS encoding dihydroorotate dehydrogenase electron transfer subunit, with the protein MWKSSLGHPISINRNRIVRLERIHIETPSIKSFSFHDSLCATAKPGQFIMVWVIGTDEVPMSLSTIQPNGYSEITVAKVGEATAALHQKQVGDFIGVRGPYGNGFTPSEGKLLLVGGGTGIAVLWPLAATLARQDVSMTFVLGAKTRDELLFLDRVQSLSSKHNYTIAVTTEDGSLGSKGVATDKVENLLERSHFDMIYTCGPESMMRRVFQLAELYNIPLQASLERIMKCGLGICGSCCVGKYRVCKDGPVFSSKQLKEILDEFGLFKRDFSGKKISY; encoded by the coding sequence GTGTGGAAGAGCTCATTGGGGCATCCCATAAGTATTAATCGGAATCGAATTGTTCGACTTGAAAGAATTCATATTGAAACTCCGTCTATTAAGTCCTTTAGTTTTCACGATTCCTTGTGTGCAACCGCCAAACCTGGACAGTTTATAATGGTTTGGGTAATCGGAACAGACGAAGTTCCAATGAGTCTCTCAACTATTCAGCCAAACGGCTATTCCGAAATAACTGTAGCTAAAGTAGGAGAGGCGACTGCCGCCCTTCATCAAAAGCAAGTTGGCGATTTTATCGGTGTTCGAGGTCCGTATGGAAATGGATTCACGCCCTCCGAGGGCAAATTACTGTTAGTTGGTGGAGGTACGGGTATCGCGGTTCTTTGGCCCTTAGCGGCAACTCTAGCTAGACAGGACGTCAGTATGACATTTGTGTTAGGCGCAAAAACTAGAGATGAGCTCTTGTTTTTAGATAGGGTGCAATCGCTCAGTTCCAAGCATAATTATACAATTGCCGTAACTACGGAGGATGGAAGTTTAGGAAGTAAGGGAGTTGCAACTGACAAGGTGGAGAATCTGCTTGAAAGAAGCCACTTCGATATGATCTATACCTGTGGGCCGGAATCCATGATGCGGCGTGTATTTCAGTTGGCAGAGCTTTATAATATCCCCCTCCAAGCCAGTTTAGAGAGGATAATGAAATGCGGTCTTGGAATTTGCGGTAGCTGCTGTGTAGGTAAATACCGGGTATGTAAGGATGGTCCAGTTTTCTCGTCTAAACAGCTTAAAGAAATTCTAGATGAATTTGGATTGTTCAAGAGAGACTTTTCCGGTAAAAAAATAAGTTATTAA
- a CDS encoding tRNA uridine(34) 5-carboxymethylaminomethyl modification radical SAM/GNAT enzyme Elp3: MKSAYREILSRLVMLPNPTRNDVNLVKLQVCGMLRSRCVPGNAELIRLLKPDERTKLLSALKRKLVRTVSGVTVIAVMAKPYSCPKDSPCIYCPGGPRYGVPQSYTGCEPAARRGLQHRFDPYSQVKSRIKQLRSIGHAVDKVELIIMGGTFPAMPTDYQEYFVRRCLDALNGVSSSTLEEAISIAETGSIRNVGITVETRPDYAKELHVDHMLQMGVTRVELGVQTIYDDIYELINRGHNVEDVIEATRILKDSGLKVCYHMMPGLPGSNFSRDLEAFRTIFTDPSFKPDMLKIYPCLVLQGTKIYEWWLQGRYNPYTTEEAVRLIVEVKRMIPPWIRIMRVQRDIPANLIAAGVKHGNLREQIQERLRAYGFRCRCIRCREVGHRALKNGTEPNPEKLEVFIRKEIASEGVDLFISVEDSTNDILVGYLRLRIPSEKAHRPEILTAKTAIVRELHVCGPLVPVGNHIVHGWQHKGYGAFLLAEAERVAYEDFDRWKMVITSAIGTRQYYMRFNYKHEGPYMVKSIKHP, from the coding sequence TTGAAGTCTGCGTATCGAGAGATACTATCTCGCCTTGTAATGTTGCCGAATCCTACGAGGAATGATGTTAATTTAGTTAAGCTTCAAGTCTGTGGGATGTTGCGGTCTAGATGCGTGCCTGGGAACGCTGAGCTTATTCGATTGTTAAAACCTGATGAACGGACAAAGCTTCTTTCAGCTCTAAAAAGAAAGCTTGTTCGAACGGTTAGCGGTGTAACCGTAATCGCTGTGATGGCAAAACCCTACTCATGTCCTAAAGACTCTCCCTGCATATATTGCCCGGGCGGTCCACGGTACGGAGTTCCTCAAAGTTATACTGGCTGTGAACCAGCAGCGCGGCGTGGACTTCAACATCGGTTTGATCCATACTCCCAAGTGAAAAGTCGGATCAAACAATTGCGTTCTATTGGACATGCGGTTGATAAGGTTGAATTAATCATCATGGGTGGAACATTTCCAGCTATGCCGACAGATTATCAAGAGTATTTTGTTCGGCGTTGTTTAGACGCTTTAAATGGTGTATCTTCGTCAACGCTTGAAGAGGCTATTTCCATTGCGGAAACTGGGTCTATTCGAAATGTCGGGATAACAGTTGAAACTCGTCCGGATTATGCTAAGGAATTACATGTTGATCATATGCTTCAGATGGGTGTTACTCGAGTTGAGTTAGGGGTTCAAACGATTTATGACGACATCTACGAGTTGATCAATCGAGGTCATAACGTGGAGGATGTAATTGAAGCGACGCGGATTCTTAAAGACTCTGGACTAAAGGTTTGCTATCACATGATGCCGGGATTACCAGGTTCTAATTTTTCAAGAGACCTTGAGGCTTTCCGAACGATCTTTACAGATCCAAGCTTTAAACCTGATATGCTAAAAATCTACCCTTGCCTAGTGTTGCAGGGTACCAAGATATATGAATGGTGGCTTCAAGGACGTTATAACCCGTACACAACCGAAGAGGCGGTGCGCCTCATTGTTGAGGTTAAACGGATGATACCTCCATGGATTCGAATTATGCGAGTTCAAAGGGATATTCCAGCGAATCTTATTGCAGCTGGCGTCAAGCATGGCAATCTTCGGGAACAAATCCAAGAGAGATTAAGGGCATATGGTTTCCGCTGTCGATGCATTCGCTGCCGCGAGGTTGGGCATCGGGCATTAAAGAATGGGACGGAGCCCAACCCAGAAAAATTGGAGGTTTTCATTAGAAAGGAAATCGCGTCAGAGGGAGTTGATCTTTTCATTTCAGTTGAAGACTCAACCAATGACATTTTAGTTGGTTATTTACGGTTGCGTATTCCTTCTGAAAAAGCACATAGACCTGAAATTTTAACAGCGAAAACTGCGATTGTACGCGAGCTTCATGTATGTGGACCGCTTGTTCCAGTTGGTAACCACATTGTTCACGGTTGGCAACACAAAGGGTATGGAGCGTTTTTACTAGCGGAAGCCGAGCGGGTCGCCTATGAAGATTTTGATCGATGGAAAATGGTTATCACAAGCGCTATTGGCACAAGACAATATTATATGCGATTTAATTACAAGCATGAGGGTCCATATATGGTGAAATCGATAAAGCACCCTTAA
- a CDS encoding dihydroorotate dehydrogenase, whose translation MGSKLSVEIAKLKLRNPVMLAAGILGISGLTLTRVVEAGVGAIVTKSIGPMQRVGFSNPTIVEVDCGFLNGMGLPNPGVDAFIEELKVIKKSEVPVIVSIFGFTSQQFETVATKVVDAGADAVELNISCPHVNEVGEIGQNPQSVKEVVKRVKSVVSKPVFTKLSPNVTDVVKIAKAAAEAGTDAITAVNTLRAMAIDIETGRPILASKIGGLSGPAIKPIAVRCVYEISKHVDVPVVGCGGISNWQDAVEFILAGASAIQIGTAVAYYDFNVFHDVIEGIQAYLVRKGYGSVEELIGASHKY comes from the coding sequence ATGGGCTCCAAGTTATCTGTGGAAATTGCCAAACTGAAGCTTAGGAATCCAGTTATGTTGGCTGCGGGAATTTTAGGTATTTCTGGTCTGACGCTGACACGAGTTGTTGAGGCAGGCGTAGGTGCAATTGTCACTAAGTCAATCGGCCCTATGCAAAGGGTAGGGTTTTCAAATCCGACTATTGTTGAAGTTGATTGCGGTTTTCTAAATGGGATGGGGTTGCCCAATCCAGGGGTAGACGCATTTATAGAGGAGCTCAAAGTGATTAAGAAAAGTGAAGTCCCAGTCATTGTGAGCATCTTCGGCTTTACCTCTCAGCAGTTTGAGACTGTTGCAACGAAAGTCGTAGACGCGGGGGCAGATGCGGTTGAACTTAATATTTCATGCCCTCACGTAAATGAAGTTGGCGAGATAGGGCAGAATCCGCAGAGTGTGAAAGAGGTTGTGAAACGGGTAAAATCAGTTGTCTCGAAACCTGTGTTCACCAAGCTTAGTCCAAATGTTACAGACGTGGTTAAGATTGCTAAGGCAGCCGCTGAAGCTGGGACTGATGCGATCACCGCGGTAAATACCCTTAGGGCGATGGCTATTGACATTGAAACTGGTAGGCCCATCCTTGCCTCTAAAATAGGTGGCCTGTCTGGTCCTGCAATTAAGCCGATTGCTGTTCGCTGTGTTTATGAAATTTCCAAGCATGTAGACGTGCCAGTTGTAGGATGTGGAGGTATTAGCAATTGGCAAGATGCGGTTGAATTTATTCTCGCAGGGGCAAGTGCAATTCAAATTGGGACGGCGGTTGCCTATTATGATTTTAATGTCTTCCACGATGTTATTGAAGGAATTCAAGCTTACCTAGTCAGGAAGGGCTATGGGAGTGTGGAAGAGCTCATTGGGGCATCCCATAAGTATTAA
- the gatD gene encoding Glu-tRNA(Gln) amidotransferase subunit GatD, whose translation MSKELPGYRGEALKLLERANVNVEDLVRITKDGKTYEGILIPRSEYGDDKHILIKLKTGYNIGIRLSPTTEIQKLGVGEKLTFTQPPQPKTKLNLPKVVIISTGGTIASRVDYRTGGVTPALSAGDLYAVVPELSDIAVIQTEVLFSIFSENMTPRHWSALAKAIAEHITHGVSGVVVAHGTDTMGYTAAALSFALQDLPVPVILVGAQRSSDRPSSDAALNLIGAVVAAANAPFAEVVLAMHKTSSDEAISLHRGTKVRKCHTSRRDAFKSINTQPIAEVRDQRVILLTEDYRRRDPDRKLLVKPDFEEKVALLKFHPGFEPKLIEWLLDSEYKGIILEGTGLGHVSHQCFSALKRAKDLGVFVGMTSQCLWGRVNLNVYDTGRDLLAHGVVPLGDMLPETALVKLMWALGQTKDYNQLKEIMVSNIAHEISCRSLLPLGEV comes from the coding sequence TTGAGTAAAGAGCTTCCGGGATACCGTGGAGAAGCATTGAAGCTTCTAGAGAGGGCAAATGTAAATGTGGAGGATCTAGTAAGAATTACGAAAGATGGTAAAACTTATGAGGGGATATTAATTCCCCGCTCAGAATACGGCGATGACAAGCATATTCTGATTAAACTAAAAACTGGGTATAACATAGGCATTCGTTTATCACCGACAACCGAGATACAAAAACTGGGTGTCGGAGAAAAGCTTACCTTTACCCAACCGCCTCAACCGAAGACTAAACTTAACCTTCCCAAAGTTGTAATCATAAGCACTGGAGGGACAATTGCAAGTCGCGTCGACTATAGAACCGGTGGTGTAACCCCGGCTCTTTCCGCAGGCGACTTATACGCAGTAGTTCCCGAGCTTTCAGACATAGCGGTTATTCAAACAGAGGTTCTCTTTAGCATTTTTAGTGAGAACATGACTCCCAGGCACTGGAGTGCTCTTGCAAAAGCAATTGCGGAGCATATTACTCATGGGGTGTCTGGGGTAGTTGTGGCTCATGGTACAGATACGATGGGCTATACAGCTGCAGCATTAAGTTTTGCATTGCAAGACCTCCCTGTACCTGTCATCTTAGTTGGAGCTCAGCGGTCTTCTGATCGTCCCAGTTCTGATGCAGCCCTAAACTTGATCGGCGCTGTGGTTGCAGCTGCCAATGCCCCCTTTGCAGAGGTTGTATTAGCAATGCATAAGACATCTTCGGATGAAGCGATTTCCCTCCATAGGGGAACAAAGGTTAGGAAATGCCATACAAGTCGAAGGGATGCTTTCAAGTCCATAAATACTCAACCTATTGCTGAGGTTAGAGATCAGAGGGTTATTCTACTTACTGAGGATTATCGAAGGAGGGATCCCGATAGGAAACTACTTGTGAAACCCGACTTTGAAGAAAAAGTTGCATTGCTTAAGTTTCACCCCGGCTTCGAACCGAAATTGATCGAATGGTTACTGGATTCAGAGTATAAGGGAATCATATTGGAAGGAACTGGGTTGGGGCATGTGTCACATCAGTGTTTCTCGGCTTTGAAACGTGCCAAAGATCTTGGAGTTTTCGTTGGTATGACGTCTCAATGTCTCTGGGGAAGGGTGAATCTGAATGTCTACGATACAGGAAGAGATCTATTGGCTCATGGAGTAGTGCCTCTTGGGGACATGCTTCCTGAAACCGCGTTGGTGAAACTGATGTGGGCGCTTGGTCAAACTAAGGATTATAATCAGCTGAAAGAGATCATGGTTTCTAACATTGCTCATGAAATTTCATGTAGGTCATTACTTCCGCTCGGAGAGGTGTAA
- the gatE gene encoding Glu-tRNA(Gln) amidotransferase subunit GatE translates to MSLDYSTLGLKIGLEIHQQLKTKSKLFCQCEPKLSTRDPEITFVRRLRPTQSELGQVDTAALFEFQKGKTIIYEADHDTACLVEMDEEPPHPINEEAVDISLTVALMIGANPVDEIHVMRKIVIDGSNTTGFQRTCVIALGGEIQVETGSIPIQTICLEEDAARNTGAKELTTFYRLDRLGIPLIEIATGPVISTPSEAGSVAFAIGRILRATGKVRRGIGTIRQDVNISIRGGALVEIKGVSKLDLVSKVIEYEVQRQLNLLKIRDELRHRGIKKEAVKEDFIDVTHIFKGSSCKVLRTIIDQKGVVYAVKLPGFNGLLKMELVPGVKLGTEMADRAKFWGGVGGIFHTDELPAYGISASEVDTLKRELAASLDDAVVIVAGRPENARDALKAVVERAREAIDGVPSETRGPNPDGTTRYTRPRPGPARMYPETDIPPVPITRDRLERIRASLPEMPDQKIARLMNQYGLNKKLAEQLVNSDFASLFEEIAQEVKVPTSVIAATLTETMKSLERDGIEVENLTDEQLKITFKLVDHNLAAKESLPDILTWLAKHADSSPEQAVEALGFKMLSRSQLETVIDEILGKNPNLIQERSSNALASLMGMVMREVRGKADAKVVNEILREKLGLIDKK, encoded by the coding sequence TTGTCTTTAGACTACTCAACTCTTGGACTAAAAATAGGACTTGAGATACATCAGCAGCTTAAAACTAAATCTAAGCTTTTTTGCCAGTGTGAACCCAAGCTTTCAACGCGTGACCCGGAAATCACATTTGTTAGACGTTTGCGTCCAACGCAAAGTGAGCTGGGGCAAGTTGATACTGCAGCCCTATTTGAATTCCAAAAGGGAAAGACCATAATATATGAGGCTGATCATGATACTGCCTGTCTTGTAGAGATGGATGAAGAGCCTCCCCATCCCATAAATGAAGAAGCCGTCGACATAAGCCTCACCGTGGCATTGATGATCGGCGCCAATCCTGTTGATGAAATTCATGTGATGCGTAAGATCGTTATTGACGGTTCAAATACGACTGGCTTCCAACGTACGTGCGTTATCGCCTTAGGTGGAGAGATTCAGGTTGAAACTGGATCGATTCCAATTCAAACTATTTGCCTTGAAGAAGACGCTGCGAGAAACACCGGGGCAAAAGAGCTAACAACTTTTTATCGGCTTGACCGATTGGGCATTCCTCTAATAGAAATTGCAACTGGTCCGGTAATCAGTACTCCAAGCGAAGCTGGTAGCGTTGCTTTTGCTATAGGGCGAATTCTCCGGGCAACCGGGAAGGTTAGACGAGGAATTGGAACAATACGTCAAGATGTTAATATTTCGATTCGTGGTGGGGCTCTCGTTGAGATTAAAGGTGTTTCTAAATTAGATTTGGTTTCTAAGGTGATTGAGTACGAGGTACAGCGGCAACTGAACTTACTTAAAATTCGAGATGAGCTACGCCACCGTGGAATTAAGAAGGAAGCCGTAAAGGAAGACTTCATCGATGTAACTCATATTTTTAAAGGAAGCAGCTGCAAGGTCCTTAGGACCATCATTGATCAAAAGGGAGTCGTTTATGCTGTTAAATTGCCAGGGTTTAATGGATTGCTAAAGATGGAGCTGGTGCCGGGTGTAAAATTAGGAACTGAAATGGCAGATCGGGCAAAATTCTGGGGCGGGGTTGGAGGTATCTTCCATACCGATGAGCTTCCTGCGTATGGAATCTCAGCGAGTGAAGTTGACACGCTTAAACGAGAATTGGCAGCTTCCTTAGATGATGCTGTTGTTATAGTTGCAGGTAGGCCAGAAAACGCTCGGGACGCCCTGAAAGCCGTGGTGGAGAGGGCCCGTGAGGCAATTGATGGTGTCCCAAGTGAAACGCGAGGTCCAAATCCAGATGGCACAACACGATATACGCGGCCGAGACCAGGACCTGCCAGAATGTATCCTGAAACCGATATACCGCCTGTTCCTATTACAAGAGACCGTTTGGAAAGGATAAGAGCAAGCCTCCCTGAAATGCCAGATCAAAAAATCGCGCGTCTCATGAATCAGTACGGACTTAATAAAAAATTAGCTGAGCAACTTGTTAACTCAGATTTCGCCTCGTTATTCGAAGAAATCGCCCAAGAGGTTAAGGTTCCAACTTCGGTAATCGCTGCTACACTTACGGAAACGATGAAAAGCCTGGAGCGTGATGGGATTGAAGTCGAGAATTTAACCGATGAGCAACTTAAAATAACGTTTAAACTGGTTGACCATAATTTAGCGGCAAAGGAATCTCTGCCAGATATTCTTACTTGGCTGGCAAAACATGCTGACTCATCTCCTGAGCAGGCGGTTGAAGCTCTTGGTTTCAAAATGCTTTCTCGATCGCAACTTGAAACCGTTATCGATGAGATTCTCGGTAAGAATCCTAATTTAATTCAAGAACGTAGTTCAAATGCTTTGGCATCCTTGATGGGCATGGTTATGCGGGAGGTTCGTGGAAAGGCTGACGCTAAGGTTGTGAATGAGATCCTGCGAGAGAAGCTAGGGCTAATTGATAAAAAGTAA
- a CDS encoding C/D box methylation guide ribonucleoprotein complex aNOP56 subunit (functions along with aFIB and aL7a; guides 2'-O-methylation of ribose to specific sites in RNAs), which produces MKASIVESVIGIFGFNENEEIVEKILFPKDAEKIANILGRIQSGEVPDEVVDLIKRLQAQGYETFSFESETLAMEARRKLGIKVEIEKPSKAGEKLRKNLGKIAVEARVVNKPEDVRELIQQVSVILTRIKVRRAAEKRDLLLIQAIQALDDLDKTLNLFAGRVREWYGLHFPELSNLIDKHETYLKLVANLGWRSNFTSENLEKEGLPKGKIQSIANSAQTSMGADINDEDLKQIQELSMKTLELYRMRRALEDYIDTTTGEVAPNIKNLVGAPLGARLISIAGGLQNLAKMPASTIQVLGAEKALFRALRTGAKPPKHGIIFQHPSIHQAQKWQRGKIARALAGKIAIGARIDAFTGKYVGEELRKSFEERANEIMEKYKREKQPRPPRREHRGGR; this is translated from the coding sequence TTGAAAGCAAGCATCGTTGAGTCCGTGATTGGAATTTTCGGTTTTAATGAAAACGAGGAAATTGTCGAAAAGATTCTCTTCCCGAAAGATGCTGAGAAGATTGCCAATATTCTTGGAAGAATTCAATCTGGCGAAGTCCCGGATGAAGTTGTAGACCTAATTAAGAGACTGCAAGCACAGGGATACGAGACATTTTCCTTTGAAAGCGAAACACTCGCGATGGAGGCGCGTCGAAAGCTGGGGATTAAAGTAGAAATTGAAAAACCAAGTAAAGCGGGGGAGAAACTTCGTAAAAACCTAGGGAAGATCGCAGTTGAAGCCAGAGTAGTGAATAAGCCTGAGGATGTCCGTGAACTCATACAACAGGTCTCTGTCATATTAACACGAATTAAGGTTCGACGTGCGGCTGAAAAGCGTGATCTGCTCCTCATTCAAGCAATTCAAGCTCTTGACGACTTGGACAAAACATTAAATCTCTTCGCAGGGAGAGTTCGCGAGTGGTATGGTCTTCATTTCCCAGAGTTAAGTAACCTCATCGACAAGCATGAAACCTATTTGAAACTTGTCGCAAACTTGGGCTGGCGTTCCAACTTTACCTCTGAGAATCTTGAAAAAGAGGGGCTTCCAAAGGGAAAAATACAATCGATTGCTAATTCAGCGCAAACTTCAATGGGCGCGGACATCAATGATGAAGATCTAAAACAAATACAAGAGTTATCCATGAAGACGCTTGAACTCTATAGAATGAGACGTGCCCTTGAAGATTATATTGACACAACAACAGGAGAAGTTGCGCCAAACATTAAAAATTTAGTCGGAGCCCCCTTAGGCGCCCGTTTAATATCAATTGCAGGCGGCCTACAAAATTTAGCTAAAATGCCAGCCAGTACAATTCAAGTGTTAGGAGCTGAAAAAGCCTTATTCAGAGCTCTCCGAACCGGAGCTAAACCTCCGAAACATGGAATCATCTTTCAACATCCTTCTATCCATCAAGCTCAAAAGTGGCAGCGAGGTAAGATCGCTAGAGCACTAGCGGGAAAGATAGCCATCGGTGCCAGAATTGATGCCTTTACAGGTAAATATGTCGGAGAAGAGCTTAGAAAAAGTTTCGAGGAAAGAGCAAATGAGATAATGGAAAAGTACAAAAGGGAAAAACAGCCGAGGCCCCCTAGGAGGGAGCATAGGGGTGGCCGTTAA
- a CDS encoding helix-turn-helix domain-containing protein produces MKRIELLNEVENSLKKANYEFSERCEVRPSCFDIAARKGRGFILIKVFTNLGSVPVSYANDMHLIADHLMCLPFMVGMSTTKSYMEDDAVYTRHGILAITPLTLLNILLRKQFPLVEAKPGGFYVQLNGEAIRKRREELGLSLGDLAAMIGVSRRAVYGYECNLARASIHVALKIEAALGIPVVRHINPFRREKPKVGTLCDLNVENKFLRKVLRKLAKFGFSIAVTKKAPFDFIAVNSDGTKIIGGAAERNEKKVENRIKETNSVAKVAKLPRIFIVEEKIENDKVIHWNEFAKIKKPNDLYETLSL; encoded by the coding sequence TTGAAGCGAATCGAACTTCTAAACGAAGTTGAGAATTCGCTTAAAAAAGCCAACTACGAATTTTCAGAACGCTGCGAAGTGAGACCCAGTTGCTTCGATATTGCTGCCCGAAAAGGAAGAGGTTTTATTCTAATCAAAGTTTTCACTAATCTTGGAAGCGTTCCAGTTAGCTACGCCAATGACATGCATCTCATCGCAGATCACCTCATGTGCTTACCGTTTATGGTTGGGATGAGTACTACAAAGAGTTATATGGAAGACGACGCCGTCTACACCCGTCATGGAATACTTGCTATAACGCCTCTAACATTGCTTAACATCCTTCTACGTAAACAATTTCCACTTGTTGAGGCTAAACCGGGGGGCTTCTACGTTCAATTGAATGGAGAAGCAATCCGCAAACGAAGAGAAGAGCTTGGACTCTCGCTTGGAGATCTAGCAGCGATGATAGGGGTTTCTAGACGGGCCGTTTATGGTTATGAATGTAATTTAGCTAGAGCTTCAATACACGTAGCCTTAAAAATTGAAGCCGCTCTTGGAATCCCAGTAGTCCGTCATATCAATCCATTCAGAAGAGAGAAACCGAAGGTTGGAACATTATGCGATTTAAATGTAGAGAATAAATTCCTCCGCAAAGTACTCCGTAAACTGGCTAAATTTGGTTTTTCAATAGCTGTAACGAAAAAAGCACCATTCGACTTCATAGCAGTTAACAGTGATGGAACAAAGATAATCGGTGGCGCAGCTGAACGTAACGAGAAAAAAGTTGAAAACCGAATAAAAGAAACTAACAGCGTTGCAAAGGTCGCGAAGCTCCCAAGAATTTTCATTGTTGAAGAAAAAATTGAAAACGATAAGGTTATTCATTGGAACGAATTTGCTAAAATAAAAAAGCCAAACGATCTATACGAAACCTTATCTCTATAA
- a CDS encoding DUF61 family protein — protein MKHMNDQYWYTLLKEDIKRLNQHLPRHRKPLAELLHMEEPKVEAIDGTQIFMKKEELEDLSKIIPERYHNRLALPIVIVRRMDLGRGTFEILGEIETFAVRRTLNLADLTFYHSDRSSEFRYIYRPQVQELLRKFKSLIVIGFGIPEELRF, from the coding sequence ATGAAACACATGAACGATCAATACTGGTATACTTTACTTAAAGAGGATATAAAGCGCCTGAACCAACATCTCCCCCGCCACCGCAAACCTCTGGCTGAGCTTCTCCACATGGAAGAACCAAAAGTTGAAGCAATTGATGGGACCCAAATATTCATGAAAAAGGAAGAATTAGAGGATCTATCGAAAATTATACCGGAAAGGTATCACAATCGACTTGCGCTTCCAATTGTTATAGTGCGAAGAATGGACTTAGGAAGAGGAACATTTGAAATTCTAGGCGAAATTGAAACTTTTGCAGTTAGACGGACACTCAATTTAGCAGACTTAACTTTCTACCACTCAGATCGGAGCAGTGAGTTTCGTTATATTTACCGTCCACAGGTTCAGGAGCTTTTAAGAAAATTTAAGTCATTAATAGTCATTGGATTTGGAATACCTGAAGAGCTAAGGTTCTAA
- a CDS encoding 30S ribosomal protein S30e: MPTHGSLTKAGKVRSQTPKVAPIEKKRPIPRVRTYRAYSKRLILGRKSGQNWPGLTQR; the protein is encoded by the coding sequence GTGCCGACACATGGAAGCTTGACAAAGGCTGGAAAAGTTAGAAGTCAGACTCCTAAGGTTGCACCGATTGAGAAGAAACGGCCTATTCCTAGGGTTAGAACTTACCGGGCCTATTCCAAGCGGTTGATTCTAGGTAGAAAGTCTGGGCAAAATTGGCCTGGTTTAACTCAAAGGTAA